One segment of Ziziphus jujuba cultivar Dongzao chromosome 12, ASM3175591v1 DNA contains the following:
- the LOC107435455 gene encoding uncharacterized protein LOC107435455, with translation MGFYLPCVDWRKQNDEDVTTTCFGLCDENSIRELPFIQNQDLTIEDGDDTDDVAIVPVVNQPLSLNRYYVVVKQGKHKGEAWTNSRGEDMGTNFFGGRYVKDVKPKPLDPSDLSQQVEIIPKKPYCFSAKAVTSDGFPPGFLRNKNWHVNMSTPRHYRLNEALGLNSSLRAHFPNFDFPLLNGCSASVIVGKWYFPFMFVKEATLNLKDQMKKSMFYEMTLEQRWEKIFSCDNDNNNEKNVVFVDVDVQTEKVYVAGREAVLNEREVSSNGVLEWFMSFDGAGNDSRVGVSMLVVERIKWEEERVGWLGWEERKMEVEKNEEYGGISRWTKFACFVLVERFVLKRMYGSAVLIYEFKHTHNIKSKWE, from the exons ATGGGGTTTTATCTACCTTGCGTCGATTGG AGGAAGCAAAATGATGAAGATGTGACCACCACTTGTTTTGGATTGTGTGATGAAAATTCAATCAGGGAATTGCCTTTTATTCAAAACCAAGATCTAACAATTGAAGATGGTGACGACACTGATGATGTTGCTATTGTACCTGTTGTTAATCAACCATTATCTTTGAATAGGTACTATGTCGTAGTGAAACAAGGGAAGCACAAAGG ggAAGCATGGACAAATTCAAGAGGAGAGGACATGGGAActaatttttttgggggaagATATGTTAAAGATGTCAAACCAAAACCATTGGATCCCTCAGACTTATCTCAGCAAGTTGAGATAATTCCTAAGAAGCCTTATTGTTTTTCTGCCAAGGCTGTTACTTCAGATGGGTTTCCTCCTGGCTTCTTAAGGAATAAAAACTGGCATGTTAACATGTCCACTCCTCGCCATTACCGGTTGAATGAAGCTCTCGGCCTTAACTCTTCCTTACGTGCCCATTTTCCAAATTTCGACTTCCCATTGTTGAATGGTTGTTCTGCAAGTGTGATCGTTGGGAAGTGGTACTTCCCTTTCATGTTTGTAAAGGAGGCAACGTTGAATTTGAAGGACCAAATGAAGAAATCTATGTTCTATGAAATGACACTTGAGCAGAGATGGGAAAAGATTTTCTCGtgtgataatgataataataatgaaaagaatgtggttTTTGTAGATGTGGATGTTCAAACAGAAAAGGTTTATGTTGCTGGAAGAGAAGCTGTTTTGAATGAGAGAGAAGTGAGTAGCAATGGGGTACTGGAGTGGTTTATGAGTTTTGATGGTGCTGGAAATGACTCAAGAGTGGGTGTGAGCATGTTAGTAGTTGAGAGGATAAAATGGGAAGAAGAAAGAGTTGGATGGCTTGGctgggaagaaagaaaaatggaggTTGAGAAAAATGAGGAGTATGGAGGGATAAGTAGGTGGACCAAATTTGCGTGTTTTGTTTTGGTGGAGAGGTTTGTGCTGAAGAGAATGTATGGAAGTGCTGTGCTCATATATGAATTCAAGCACACTCATAATATCAAAAGCAAATGGGAATGA